From Salvelinus namaycush isolate Seneca chromosome 2, SaNama_1.0, whole genome shotgun sequence, one genomic window encodes:
- the LOC120022316 gene encoding induced myeloid leukemia cell differentiation protein Mcl-1 homolog encodes MHTIMHTMKISHRETYQHQTGALDTDTRQLIKCVLGQCTGLLKPRWNDSKALSTMSRVIGQLLEKHRYTYNGMINTLYVDDRGDNVKFVSAVARSIFEDGTVNWGRVASLTSFGAAVCRYLRSKGRDNCVDLVGEEISEYLVTHHKDWLVKHNSWNGFVEFFPVAEPESTCRNIIMNIFGLAGIIGATMTFLVM; translated from the exons atgcacacaatcatgCACACAATGAAGATATCGCATCGGGAAACATACCAGCACCAGACCGGAGCCCTGGACACCGACACCAGGCAACTCATTAAATGTGTCCTAGGACAATGTACGGGACTTCTGAAACCTAGGTGGAACGACAGCAAAGCTCTGTCAACAATGAGTAGAGTTATCGGGCAATTACTAGAGAAGCACAGATACACATACAACG GTATGATCAACACACTCTATGTGGATGACAGAGGGGATAACGTGAAGTTCGTCAGTGCAGTAGCCCGTAGCATCTTTGAAGACGGGACCGTCAACTGGGGCCGTGTTGCCAGCCTGACATCTTTTGGGGCTGCGGTGTGCCGGTACTTGAGAAGCAAGGGGAGAGACAACTGTGTGGATTTGGTGGGAGAGGAGATATCAGAGTACCTGGTCACTCACCACAAGGACTGGCTAGTCAAACATAACTCCTGG AATGGGTTCGTGGAGTTCTTTCCCGTAGCAGAACCTGAGTCCACATGTAGGAACATCATCATGAACATTTTTGGATTGGCTGGTATTATTGGGGCAACAATGACCTTCTTGGTTATGTGA